The following is a genomic window from Parabacteroides johnsonii DSM 18315.
CATCCCTTTCTCCACATCGAACCGATACAGGTGTATGCCTGGGTCCGTAGCATCCGCATACGACCCGACAAACAAAAACAATTCACTCTCCTTTTGCATACACGATGTCACTGCCATAATTAACAACCCTGCTAAAAAATACTTTAATTTCGACATACCTATTTATAATTAACCGGAAAACGCATTTACTTCCCGCATTTACCTTTCAGCCATTCAATACGCTCCGACTGCTGTTCCGGATATGTCCAATGACCGGTTTCGAGGTAAAGATGCAAATCCTTCGCTCCCGGAATAACATTGTAGGCCGAATACATGGAAGTCGGCGGACAGGTCACATCATTATATCCCCAGCTATACCAGCCCGGAGCGTTCACACGGCGGGCAAAATTCACGACATCGAAGTAAGCAAGCGTTTCCACTTCGTTTGCCACCGGCTGTGCATTCCGGTAATAATGCGGCCAGCCTCCTGCACGTTTGTGCAGATAACCGGCATAATCACACAAAGCCGGATAGAAAGCGGCAAGGAACTTAATACGCGGGTCCAGGCCGGCCGTGACAATAGACAAGGCCCCTCCCTGGCTTCCACCGGTCACACCAACCGTATTCCCATCAAACTCTGGCAAAGAATAGAGGAAGTCCACAGCCCGCACACAACCGAGATAGACTCGCTTATAGTAATGTGTATCACGATTATTTTTGTTTATTGCATTATATCCGTTCAATGCCCCGGCAGCCAGATTGTTATATACTTCTTGTGGCATCGTTACAGGAATACCATGTATTCCAATCTCCAATGTAATGATATTTTCTCCTAAATTGAATCCGTTGTAAGGACGTATGCCGGCTCCAGGAACTTGAAGGATTGCCGGATATTTACCGGGTTTCTTCGGAACAATCAGAATACCATACATACGGGAACCGGGACGTTCATTCTGAAAACTGACATGGTAAACATTCTGTGTAGAAGTACATCTTTCCGGTAGCAACGTCATCTTGGGATCAAGCGGTTGCTTACGGGCTTCGGCGATCGCACCGGTCCAGAAAGCATCAAAATCTTTCGGATCAGCTGTTGTCGGCTGAATCTTCGTTTCATCCACGCCCACCGTGGCCATCCCTTCATACTTCCGGCCGTCCACTTTGGCCGTCACTTTACAACGCAGGAACCCGGGTTCATTCATCTTCGCTTTCAGTGTCGTTTTTCCATCTGCCAAACGAATGTCTTTCTTTACAACCGTCGGAAAATATTCCGGCCCCAGTTCATAGTCGACAACTACATCTTTCAATAAATTCTCATTCTTGAAAACCTGTACCGTAAACTTCACTTCCTCCTTCGCCTTGCACTTCCAATCAATACGGTCAGGCGAAACCACCACATTGATCAACTTCTGAGCCGGTTGTGCTAACACCAATGCACAATTTCCCAACATTCCCAGAAGCAAACACAATAAGAATAAAGATTTTTTCATGATAAAAACTGAATTAGATAATTTATTATTTATAAAACACTGTGATATCTGATCAGACCTTGAACCGGACTTTGAGCAATCGTACCTAACCGAAACCCGAACTCACAAGCTATCTCTTTCAATAGATCCTGATAATACCAAGCAATGGAACCTATCAGATGGACAGGATGGTCCAGGCAACCATACTGCATGACATTGCGGGCAAAGAATGCTCGAAAACTATTACTCACCAGATCATGTATGGACGGTTCTTCTATATGCCGAAGCAAAAAAGGAGATAAACTTGCCAGAAAACGATTCGGGAAAGGCTGCTTATAGACCTTTTCCATAATGACAGCCGGTGTCAACCCGAACTCCGCAAAGAAAGCCTTTTGCAAGGCTACTGGCAACTGGTTTTTCAACACATCCCCGACCAGCAATTTTCCAAGTACGGCACCACTCCCCTCATCTCCCAAGATAAAGCCTAACGGAGAGATGTTCTTGATAATATCCTTTCCGTCATACAGGCAGGAATTGGAACCAGTCCCTAAAATACAGGCTATGCCTGGACTGTTGCCACAAAGGGCACGGGCTGCCGCCAGCAAGTCGCTACCTACCTCCACCGGGACCGGCAGATAATGCGTAATGGACCGGCGTAAAATCTCATTCTTTTCCGGAAACGCACATCCGGCACCATAAAAGTAAACGGCCTCGATAGAGTCATACTTCTTTATCTTGGGAACCAGGTTATCCCTTATTTCAGCCGAAATATCTTCTTCCGTCTGAAAAAAAGGATTAATCCCCCGTGTCTTGATCCGGTCTATTTCCTGATTGCCGGACACAATACTCCAATCCGTTTTCGTAGAGCCGCCATCCGCTATTAAAAACATCATGATTTATAATTTATGATTTACTTCTTCTTTCCAAATTCAGGGTCGATCTTCAGGCAGGCTGTGACAAGCAGTGTTATCAGGCAACATCCCATCACCCACCAGAAAAAATTCTCGTAGCCCATCTGTTCCTGCAACCAACCGGC
Proteins encoded in this region:
- a CDS encoding acetylxylan esterase, with amino-acid sequence MKKSLFLLCLLLGMLGNCALVLAQPAQKLINVVVSPDRIDWKCKAKEEVKFTVQVFKNENLLKDVVVDYELGPEYFPTVVKKDIRLADGKTTLKAKMNEPGFLRCKVTAKVDGRKYEGMATVGVDETKIQPTTADPKDFDAFWTGAIAEARKQPLDPKMTLLPERCTSTQNVYHVSFQNERPGSRMYGILIVPKKPGKYPAILQVPGAGIRPYNGFNLGENIITLEIGIHGIPVTMPQEVYNNLAAGALNGYNAINKNNRDTHYYKRVYLGCVRAVDFLYSLPEFDGNTVGVTGGSQGGALSIVTAGLDPRIKFLAAFYPALCDYAGYLHKRAGGWPHYYRNAQPVANEVETLAYFDVVNFARRVNAPGWYSWGYNDVTCPPTSMYSAYNVIPGAKDLHLYLETGHWTYPEQQSERIEWLKGKCGK